A section of the bacterium genome encodes:
- a CDS encoding DNA alkylation repair protein: MSAIIQRVRQTLKQEADEKTRTTGNTFFKEPVRLHGVRAAQVSKIGKTFFQEIKGQSKAQVFALCDELWRTGSLEESFIACHWSYALRSQYEPTDIKVFERWLQKHVDNWAACDTLCNHTIGSFLVMYPNCLSRLKTWSQSNNRWLRRAAAVSLIIPAREGKFLETVFAIADSLRLDKDDLVQKGYGWMLKAASQAHQQKVFDYVCAHKATMPRTALRYAIEKMPKALKAKAMAK; the protein is encoded by the coding sequence ATGTCCGCCATCATCCAGCGAGTCCGTCAAACGCTTAAACAGGAAGCAGATGAAAAAACCCGGACCACCGGGAACACGTTTTTCAAAGAACCGGTACGGCTGCACGGCGTCAGAGCTGCACAGGTCAGCAAAATAGGAAAAACCTTTTTTCAAGAGATCAAGGGACAGAGCAAAGCACAAGTGTTCGCGCTCTGCGACGAACTCTGGCGAACCGGATCTCTCGAAGAATCGTTTATCGCCTGCCATTGGTCCTACGCCCTACGAAGCCAGTATGAGCCGACAGATATAAAAGTTTTCGAAAGATGGCTTCAAAAGCATGTCGATAACTGGGCCGCCTGCGATACGCTGTGCAATCATACGATCGGCTCCTTCCTGGTGATGTACCCCAACTGTCTGTCCCGGTTGAAAACCTGGTCGCAATCCAACAACCGCTGGCTGCGGCGAGCGGCGGCGGTCTCGCTGATCATTCCTGCCCGCGAAGGCAAATTTCTTGAGACTGTTTTCGCCATCGCCGACAGCCTTCGCCTGGATAAGGATGACCTTGTACAAAAAGGGTACGGCTGGATGCTCAAAGCCGCCAGTCAGGCGCATCAACAAAAAGTTTTTGACTATGTGTGCGCTCATAAAGCGACCATGCCGAGAACCGCCCTGCGCTATGCGATCGAAAAAATGCCCAAGGCGTTGAAAGCGAAAGCGATGGCTAAATAG